A window of the Penaeus monodon isolate SGIC_2016 chromosome 11, NSTDA_Pmon_1, whole genome shotgun sequence genome harbors these coding sequences:
- the LOC119578551 gene encoding LOW QUALITY PROTEIN: carbohydrate sulfotransferase 8-like (The sequence of the model RefSeq protein was modified relative to this genomic sequence to represent the inferred CDS: inserted 4 bases in 2 codons): MIIIAHEESRNRTPSRSEKGLPQSCLLVLKFIGETSVLSHRSARAQAGQPCGRLRERQSKTEGRRHLMRGCAGWREAVSDYTPSSWQEMTSLLVEGQAKAIYCYVPKVGPRAALHELEEALDDPDGRSQIQKKLETYTKMIVCAXPFRRLLSAYLDKFFCIGTPYXEKFFARPIMKKFRGDDSQVPETGDGLTFGEFVRYVISLKKYSYFDEHWKPISELCYPCAIRYDVIVKYETLIEDSERFLRLIGAPADLHFPPANPRNTSRVLKKYFADIPRKQQEDLFWVYKKDFKIFEYDAI; encoded by the exons ATGATTATCATCGCACATGAAGAAAGCAGGAACCGTACGCCCTCACGCAGCGAGAAGGGCCTTCCACAATCTTGCCTTCTGGTCCTGAAGTTCATTGGTGAAACAAGCGTCCTCAGCCACAGATCAGCCAGAGCACAAGCAGGTCAGCCCTGTGGACGGCTCCGGGAAAGGCAGAGCAAGACAGAAGGAAGGCGGCATTTAATGAGGGGGTGCGCCGGCTGGAGGGAAGCTGTGTCAGACTACACGCCTTCCTCCTGGCAAGAGATGACGTCCCTCCTGGTGGAGGGACAAGCCAAGGCGATCTACTGCTACGTGCCGAAGGTGGGGCCCCGG GCTGCCCTGCACGAACTGGAAGAGGCTTTGGATGATCCTGACGGG AGAAGCCAAATTCAAAAGAAGCTGGAGACCTACACAAAGATGATCGTGTGCGC CCCTTTTCGGCGACTCCTCTCAGCTTATcttgataaatttttttgtatcgGAACCCCATA TGAAAAATTTTTTGCACGCCCGATCATGAAGAAATTCCGTGGAGATGACAGCCAAGTGCCGGAAACAGGGGACGGGTTAACTTTTGGGGAGTTCGTCAGATACGTCATCAGCTTGAAGAAATACAGTTATTTCGACGAACACTGGAAACCGATCTCGGAACTCTGCTATCCGTGTGCTATCCGCTATGACGTCATTGTCAAGTATGAGACACTCATCGAGGATTCCGAAAGGTTCCTACGCCTGATAGGAGCTCCTGCAGACCTCCACTTTCCACCCGCTAACCCAAGGAATACCTCAAGAGTCCTCAAAAAATATTTCGCAGACATCCCTAGAAAACAGCAGGAAGATCTCTTCTGGGTATACAAGAAAGACTTTAAGATCTTTGAGTACGATGCCATATAG